The following proteins are co-located in the Engraulis encrasicolus isolate BLACKSEA-1 chromosome 2, IST_EnEncr_1.0, whole genome shotgun sequence genome:
- the LOC134443274 gene encoding receptor-type tyrosine-protein phosphatase S-like: protein MNKVMTPWTVGGLSAPAKLTSRPGRSPLILLLLLTVLLLPLPSLSVASDPPRFIQIPKDQIVVSGGTASLVCQATGEPRPQVEWRKKGKTINSRRIDVRHVVHIVIG, encoded by the exons GTCATGACTCCCTGGACAGTAGGAGGCCTTTCGGCTCCGGCCAAGCTGACCTCCAGACCGGGCCGTTCTCctctgatcctcctcctcctcctcaccgtaCTCCTGCTGCCTCTGCCCAGCCTCTCTGTCGCCTCAG ACCCTCCAAGATTCATCCAGATTCCCAAAGACCAGATAGTCGTGTCAGGGGGAACCGCCTCTCTTGTGTGTCAGGCCACAGGTGAACCCAGACCACAGGTTgagtggagaaaaaaaggaaagactatCAATTCAAGGCGTATTGATGTGCGTCATg